One window of Chryseobacterium indologenes genomic DNA carries:
- a CDS encoding signal peptidase, with amino-acid sequence MKKTINKLVLALFLFAITLANAAPPQPQAAPTGTGNGGNGTGAPAPIDMYVYVLAIVAIGFIVYFTKKYKSVKA; translated from the coding sequence ATGAAAAAAACTATTAATAAACTAGTATTAGCTCTTTTTCTTTTTGCTATAACTTTAGCAAATGCTGCCCCGCCACAACCACAAGCAGCTCCAACTGGAACAGGAAATGGGGGGAATGGTACCGGAGCACCTGCACCCATTGATATGTACGTATATGTACTTGCTATTGTAGCAATTGGATTTATTGTTTACTTTACAAAAAAGTACAAGAGCGTAAAAGCATAA
- a CDS encoding TlpA family protein disulfide reductase: MKKIYTLSAVLAAFALQAQFTVTIQTPADFKDQDAILYTLNGSKDIIVTKEQSKNSTWTFKYPSSYMGMMKVYFPGSNNTVSFISENKNVNIKLDIQNNKVKDVAYLDEANNLMSKQQEGSQKKELILPALAQIKEYYKDNTDFGKALKIEIDRLSGTSSSIDAVQHPFITYYNTNYSKFVSPSQDATKKVDQEEIINFLDKSNDMLETSSLLRPVLVSYLNSGGNTNVTASVDKLLDRLKVETPRGQTVLSELIDIFDVYEMDEYKSKYLSLAKNLKCTINDRLASTLKSNANIEMGAAFPNYKFQSPVNTTAKSLYDIKADKKVIVFWSSTCSHCESELPKLLEKYNELKSKNIQVVGFSLDVDKNSYTKKIAAFPWVNDSELRGWNSSYTDMYNIHATPTYFILDANNKIINKPDHVGDVLEYFKLK, encoded by the coding sequence ATGAAAAAGATTTATACGCTATCTGCGGTTTTAGCCGCATTTGCTCTGCAGGCTCAGTTTACAGTGACCATTCAGACTCCGGCAGACTTTAAAGATCAGGATGCTATTCTATATACATTAAACGGTTCAAAAGATATTATTGTTACTAAGGAACAGAGTAAGAATAGTACATGGACTTTTAAATATCCAAGCAGCTATATGGGAATGATGAAAGTCTATTTCCCTGGCTCTAATAATACCGTAAGCTTTATTTCTGAAAATAAAAATGTCAATATTAAACTGGATATCCAGAATAATAAAGTTAAAGATGTTGCCTATCTGGATGAAGCGAATAATCTGATGAGTAAGCAGCAGGAGGGTTCACAAAAGAAAGAGCTTATATTGCCGGCTTTAGCACAAATCAAAGAATATTATAAAGACAATACAGACTTTGGAAAAGCACTGAAAATAGAGATCGACAGACTTTCCGGTACTTCAAGCTCTATTGATGCCGTTCAACATCCATTTATTACCTATTATAACACGAATTACAGTAAATTTGTTTCCCCTTCACAAGATGCCACCAAAAAAGTAGATCAGGAGGAAATAATCAACTTTCTGGACAAGTCAAATGATATGCTGGAAACTTCATCATTACTAAGACCAGTATTGGTATCTTATCTGAACTCCGGAGGAAATACCAATGTTACTGCTTCTGTTGATAAACTTTTAGACCGATTAAAAGTGGAAACTCCAAGAGGGCAGACTGTTTTATCAGAGTTGATCGATATTTTTGATGTGTATGAGATGGATGAGTACAAGAGTAAATATTTGTCGCTTGCCAAAAATCTTAAGTGTACCATCAACGACAGACTTGCTTCTACACTAAAATCGAATGCCAACATTGAAATGGGAGCTGCTTTCCCTAACTATAAGTTTCAGTCACCTGTAAATACTACAGCGAAGTCATTATACGATATAAAGGCTGATAAAAAGGTTATTGTGTTTTGGTCATCCACTTGTTCGCACTGTGAAAGCGAACTTCCAAAACTTCTGGAAAAATACAATGAACTGAAGTCAAAGAATATTCAGGTTGTAGGGTTTTCTTTAGATGTTGACAAAAATTCTTATACTAAAAAAATTGCTGCATTTCCTTGGGTGAATGACTCAGAATTGAGAGGATGGAACAGCAGTTACACGGATATGTACAATATTCATGCAACTCCGACGTATTTTATTTTAGATGCTAACAATAAGATTATCAACAAACCAGATCATGTGGGAGATGTTTTGGAATATTTTAAGTTAAAATAA
- a CDS encoding GLPGLI family protein: protein MRNLFLLISFISSFVYGQNMRFIYNYTSIPDSLNKSNVINEITVLELDKKGGKSIFSSLKKIISDSTMQVNAAKGVYTFPDPLIKTQYVIEKDIVKKDLFFYTQNHTINPVFKVEDKRKIDWEILKEKKQILSYPVQKATTVFGGRKWIAWFSTDIPFQDGPYKFNGLPGLILQICDATNSHCYNLIGISKLQNNSYKTLEDNSYIGSKTISLEQYIDTVKEFKSDPMKSIRQKIFRNEIFFTNEQQKSEYLKNVEKELKQELSENNNPIELNQKVEFK, encoded by the coding sequence ATGAGAAACTTATTTTTATTAATTTCTTTTATTTCAAGTTTTGTTTATGGGCAAAACATGAGATTTATTTATAATTATACGTCTATCCCTGATAGTTTAAATAAAAGTAATGTCATAAATGAGATAACAGTTTTAGAATTGGATAAAAAAGGAGGGAAATCTATCTTTTCTAGCCTAAAAAAAATAATTTCAGACTCAACTATGCAAGTAAATGCTGCAAAAGGAGTTTATACATTCCCTGATCCTCTGATCAAAACACAATACGTTATTGAAAAAGATATAGTAAAAAAAGATTTATTTTTTTACACTCAAAATCACACTATAAATCCTGTCTTTAAGGTAGAAGATAAAAGGAAAATAGATTGGGAAATTTTAAAGGAAAAAAAACAAATTTTGTCATATCCTGTACAAAAAGCAACAACAGTATTTGGAGGGAGAAAGTGGATTGCATGGTTTTCTACAGACATACCTTTTCAGGATGGTCCTTATAAATTTAATGGTTTACCAGGATTAATACTTCAAATATGTGATGCTACTAATAGTCATTGCTATAATCTAATTGGCATTTCAAAACTTCAAAATAATTCTTATAAGACACTCGAAGACAATTCATATATTGGGTCTAAAACAATAAGTTTAGAACAATACATAGATACAGTAAAAGAATTTAAAAGTGATCCCATGAAAAGTATCAGACAGAAAATATTTAGGAATGAAATTTTTTTTACTAATGAACAGCAAAAATCTGAGTACTTAAAGAATGTTGAAAAAGAATTAAAACAAGAGCTCTCAGAAAATAATAATCCAATAGAATTAAATCAAAAAGTTGAATTCAAATAA
- a CDS encoding bacteriocin-like protein: MKKLKKLSRENLKTVKGGALGMSENLEPVGPGTYACCIGTKCSSTVVVETSDDLSCTTPGSVLVKL; the protein is encoded by the coding sequence ATGAAAAAATTAAAAAAACTTTCGAGAGAGAATTTAAAGACAGTTAAAGGAGGTGCTTTAGGTATGAGTGAAAATTTAGAACCAGTTGGACCTGGCACTTATGCTTGCTGTATAGGTACTAAATGTAGTTCAACGGTTGTTGTAGAAACATCTGATGATCTTTCCTGTACTACCCCTGGTTCTGTATTAGTTAAATTGTAA
- a CDS encoding HlyD family secretion protein, which translates to MKEDVLDNIELRSESVQDILTQPPHWMIRWGNTVIFIILLLILLMSYIIKYPEFVPAPIIVTSQNPPEKIEARTSSKIEKIFIKDHQEVKKNDVLMVMQSAANYKDILELKKLIDSITPDNLYNFPLAQASRFKLGELQGEYNSFAKAFQDEALFTRLQPYAPENLAANQSISEYRVRIATLKQQKNLESIKYDLTRKNFNRSQELFNQGVISAMELENEKIKYLQAQQNLENLNITISQMDEGISNLNKTKSGTAINTEKDRITYSSQTLQLLEQLRKSLKQWELNYLVISSTDGIASFQQFFGENQFVKVGEPILSILPKNKEQLVGRMSVPTTNSGKIIPGEKVLIKLDNYRFQEYGIIEGKVQNISLIPDDKGNYYVDVILPKGLKTSYNKTLTFDKELRGSAEIVTQDLRLIERFFYQIRKLLGYQV; encoded by the coding sequence ATGAAAGAAGACGTTTTAGACAATATTGAACTCCGCTCAGAAAGCGTACAGGATATTCTTACCCAGCCTCCTCATTGGATGATACGCTGGGGAAATACCGTTATATTTATTATTCTCTTGTTGATTCTCTTAATGAGTTACATTATAAAATATCCGGAATTTGTACCGGCACCTATTATTGTAACTTCACAGAATCCTCCGGAGAAGATCGAAGCAAGGACAAGCTCGAAAATTGAAAAAATATTCATAAAAGACCATCAGGAAGTTAAAAAGAATGATGTTCTGATGGTAATGCAGTCTGCGGCCAATTATAAGGACATTCTAGAGCTTAAAAAGCTGATAGACTCCATTACTCCTGATAATTTATATAACTTCCCTCTTGCCCAGGCTTCAAGGTTCAAATTGGGGGAATTACAGGGCGAATACAACAGTTTTGCAAAAGCATTTCAAGATGAAGCCCTTTTTACAAGATTACAGCCTTATGCTCCGGAAAACCTGGCAGCCAATCAGAGTATTTCTGAATACCGCGTAAGAATAGCTACCTTAAAACAACAGAAAAACCTGGAATCTATAAAATATGATCTGACGAGGAAAAACTTCAACAGGTCTCAGGAACTTTTCAATCAGGGAGTTATTTCAGCTATGGAACTTGAAAATGAAAAGATCAAATATCTTCAGGCCCAGCAAAATCTTGAAAATCTTAACATCACCATTTCACAAATGGATGAGGGCATTTCCAATCTTAACAAAACTAAAAGCGGAACTGCCATTAACACAGAAAAAGACAGAATTACATACTCTTCACAAACTTTACAGCTCCTTGAGCAACTGAGAAAATCTTTAAAACAGTGGGAACTGAATTACCTTGTCATATCATCTACGGATGGTATTGCCAGCTTCCAGCAATTTTTTGGTGAAAATCAGTTTGTAAAAGTGGGTGAACCTATCCTTTCTATTCTTCCTAAAAATAAAGAGCAGCTGGTAGGCAGAATGTCTGTTCCTACCACAAACTCAGGAAAAATAATTCCAGGCGAAAAAGTATTGATTAAACTTGATAACTACCGATTCCAGGAATATGGAATTATTGAAGGAAAAGTACAGAACATATCTCTTATTCCTGATGATAAAGGAAACTATTACGTAGATGTTATTTTACCAAAAGGATTAAAAACCAGCTATAACAAAACGCTTACATTCGATAAAGAACTCAGAGGCAGCGCAGAGATCGTAACACAAGATCTCCGATTGATTGAAAGATTCTTCTATCAAATAAGAAAGCTACTTGGATATCAGGTCTGA